A section of the Meiothermus sp. CFH 77666 genome encodes:
- a CDS encoding iron ABC transporter permease, whose translation MTTITAHPARRARIAWLAFPLSLGLLLLAFLLAISVGAKDIPLAEVWRLVFRPDGSTDSLIVQTLRLPRAMAALAVGASLAVSGAMLQGITRNPLAGPGILGVNAGAALAILVMVVFLPALPAQAFVAAAFAGGLLAAGLVYAIAATAGLTPVRLALAGVVVGALLAALSNTLLTLFEERARGAMFILAGSVAGRSWEGLLPILPWVAATLILALLSAQLVNLLALGEDVARGLGVRVGWVRAWTTALAVLAAAAATSIAGPIGFLGLMTPHLARGLVGADYRWVLPLSAVLGATILLLADVGARLVDRPLETPVGILVTAIGAPFFVYLARRTGQEK comes from the coding sequence ATGACTACGATCACAGCCCACCCCGCCCGCAGAGCCCGAATTGCCTGGCTGGCCTTTCCGCTGAGCCTGGGGCTGTTGCTGCTGGCCTTCTTGCTGGCGATCTCGGTCGGGGCCAAGGACATCCCGCTGGCCGAAGTCTGGCGGCTGGTCTTCCGGCCTGACGGCTCCACCGACAGCCTGATCGTGCAGACCCTGCGACTGCCCAGGGCGATGGCCGCCCTGGCGGTGGGGGCCTCTTTGGCGGTCTCGGGGGCCATGCTCCAGGGCATCACCCGCAACCCCCTGGCCGGGCCGGGGATCCTGGGGGTCAACGCCGGGGCAGCCCTGGCCATCCTGGTGATGGTGGTCTTCCTGCCCGCCCTACCGGCGCAGGCTTTTGTGGCCGCGGCCTTCGCAGGCGGATTGCTGGCGGCGGGGTTGGTCTACGCCATCGCCGCCACAGCGGGCCTGACCCCTGTGCGCCTGGCCCTGGCCGGGGTGGTGGTAGGGGCCCTGCTGGCCGCTTTGTCCAACACCCTGCTCACCCTCTTCGAGGAGCGGGCCAGGGGAGCCATGTTTATCCTGGCGGGCAGCGTAGCCGGGCGCAGTTGGGAGGGCCTATTGCCTATTCTGCCCTGGGTTGCGGCCACCCTGATCCTGGCTCTGCTCTCGGCCCAGCTCGTGAACCTGCTGGCCCTGGGCGAGGATGTGGCCCGGGGCCTGGGGGTTCGGGTGGGGTGGGTGCGGGCCTGGACGACCGCGCTGGCGGTGCTGGCCGCCGCCGCCGCGACCAGCATCGCCGGGCCCATCGGCTTTCTGGGCCTGATGACCCCCCACCTGGCGCGGGGCCTGGTGGGGGCGGACTACCGCTGGGTGCTGCCGCTGTCGGCGGTGCTGGGGGCGACCATTCTGCTTCTGGCCGACGTGGGCGCCCGGCTGGTGGACAGGCCCCTCGAGACCCCCGTGGGCATCCTGGTCACCGCCATCGGGGCGCCCTTTTTCGTCTATCTGGCCCGACGCACCGGGCAGGAGAAGTGA